A window of the Desulfobacula toluolica Tol2 genome harbors these coding sequences:
- the rpsE gene encoding 30S ribosomal protein S5 encodes MEDSGLIDKVVRINRVAKVVKGGRNFSFSALVVVGDGEGSVGYGLGKATEVPEAIKKGLEKAKRNMVKISLLDGTVPFEVIGKAGAGRVLLKPASPGTGLIAGGGIRAVLEAVGVTDILTKCIGTHNTQNIVRATMAGLQSLCTKQEVAKRRGLRPEDI; translated from the coding sequence ATGGAAGATAGTGGATTAATAGATAAAGTCGTCAGAATCAATCGTGTTGCAAAAGTTGTAAAAGGTGGTAGAAATTTCAGCTTCAGCGCACTTGTTGTGGTTGGTGACGGAGAAGGCAGTGTCGGGTATGGTCTGGGAAAAGCAACGGAAGTACCGGAAGCTATCAAAAAAGGCCTGGAAAAAGCAAAAAGAAATATGGTCAAAATTTCATTACTTGACGGTACTGTTCCTTTTGAAGTTATTGGTAAAGCAGGTGCAGGCCGAGTATTGCTTAAACCGGCTTCTCCTGGTACAGGTTTGATTGCTGGCGGTGGAATTCGTGCCGTCCTTGAGGCCGTCGGTGTAACCGATATCCTGACAAAATGTATCGGAACACATAACACCCAGAATATTGTTAGAGCTACAATGGCAGGGCTTCAATCTTTATGTACAAAGCAAGAAGTCGCAAAGCGTCGTGGACTTAGACCTGAAGATATATAA
- the rplR gene encoding 50S ribosomal protein L18, whose translation MGNTSPRLISRLKRKKRIRKNILGNQDRPRLSVFRSSKHIYAQIIDDTDRITLVSASTLDKEFNENKAEGKKAEIAKAIGILIGKRALDKGITKVVLDRNGFLYHGRIKALSDGAREAGLIF comes from the coding sequence ATGGGAAATACATCACCAAGGCTTATATCAAGGCTTAAAAGAAAAAAAAGAATCAGGAAAAATATTCTTGGTAACCAGGATCGACCAAGATTGAGTGTATTCAGAAGTTCAAAACATATTTATGCTCAGATCATTGATGATACTGATCGGATTACACTTGTATCTGCATCTACACTTGATAAAGAATTTAATGAAAATAAGGCAGAGGGTAAAAAGGCTGAGATTGCAAAGGCAATCGGAATCCTTATCGGCAAGAGAGCTCTTGATAAAGGAATTACAAAAGTAGTTCTGGATAGAAATGGATTTTTATATCATGGCCGCATCAAAGCGCTTTCAGACGGAGCTCGCGAAGCCGGATTGATTTTCTAA
- the rplF gene encoding 50S ribosomal protein L6 yields the protein MSRIGKQPVQLPDKVQFALKGDMISVKGPKGNLERQLHPAIELEMNDGFVMVTTDTSDKKKVALQGLFRSLISNMVTGVTAGYEKQLLLSGIGYRAETKGNSLILNVGYSNPVDFKIPDGIQATVEKNTQIILTGIDKELLGQVAANIRDLRPPEPYKGKGIMYSDERIIRKAGKTAGKD from the coding sequence ATGTCTAGAATAGGAAAACAGCCGGTTCAGCTTCCAGATAAGGTCCAGTTCGCCCTGAAGGGTGATATGATTTCTGTTAAAGGACCCAAAGGTAATCTTGAGCGACAATTGCATCCGGCCATTGAACTTGAAATGAATGATGGTTTTGTAATGGTAACTACAGATACAAGTGATAAGAAAAAAGTGGCTTTGCAAGGGTTGTTCAGGTCCCTTATATCCAATATGGTAACCGGTGTTACTGCCGGTTATGAAAAGCAACTTCTCCTTTCCGGTATTGGTTATCGTGCAGAAACAAAAGGCAACAGTCTTATACTCAATGTAGGCTATTCCAATCCGGTCGATTTTAAAATTCCTGATGGAATCCAGGCGACTGTTGAAAAGAATACGCAAATTATTTTGACAGGTATAGATAAGGAGCTTCTTGGCCAGGTGGCGGCAAATATAAGAGATCTTAGACCTCCTGAGCCTTACAAAGGTAAAGGCATAATGTATTCGGACGAAAGAATCATTAGAAAAGCCGGTAAGACTGCTGGTAAAGATTAA
- the rpsH gene encoding 30S ribosomal protein S8 codes for MATSDPIADMLTIIRNGGKAGFAKVDIPGSKIKLKMVRVLKEQGYIKDFKFLENETQGVLRVYLKYVSEGQPTIFGIKRVSKPSCRVYSKSKQIKPVLNGLGISIVSTSKGLMTDKQAIEANVGGEILCNVW; via the coding sequence ATGGCAACTAGTGATCCAATTGCAGACATGCTGACAATCATAAGAAATGGTGGTAAAGCAGGGTTTGCTAAAGTGGATATCCCCGGATCAAAAATTAAATTGAAAATGGTGCGGGTGCTGAAAGAACAAGGATATATAAAGGATTTTAAATTCCTTGAAAATGAAACGCAAGGAGTTCTTCGTGTTTATTTAAAATATGTGTCTGAAGGACAGCCCACAATTTTTGGAATAAAAAGAGTGAGTAAACCGTCCTGCAGGGTTTACAGTAAATCAAAACAAATTAAGCCGGTTTTAAATGGGCTGGGCATATCAATTGTTTCAACCTCAAAAGGGTTGATGACGGATAAGCAGGCCATTGAAGCGAACGTCGGCGGTGAAATTCTTTGTAACGTATGGTAG
- a CDS encoding type Z 30S ribosomal protein S14, whose amino-acid sequence MGCLSKTKDLKEESLAKKALIVKAQRKPKFSVRSYNRCPLCGRPRGFIRKAGICRICFRGLASEGKLPGVTKSSW is encoded by the coding sequence TTGGGATGCCTTTCAAAAACTAAGGATCTTAAGGAGGAAAGCTTGGCTAAAAAAGCTTTAATCGTAAAGGCGCAGAGAAAACCAAAGTTTTCAGTACGTTCATACAACAGATGCCCCTTATGCGGTAGACCAAGAGGGTTTATTAGAAAAGCTGGTATTTGCAGAATTTGTTTCAGGGGACTTGCGTCAGAAGGTAAACTTCCCGGAGTTACCAAATCAAGTTGGTAA
- the rplE gene encoding 50S ribosomal protein L5 has protein sequence MATLKEKYHNEVVPKLKETFNYKNELQVPKLEKIVLNMGLGEAVRNPKIVDPAAAELALIAGQKPVITRAKKPIANFKLRADLPIGCKVTLRRQKMYDFFDRLVNIALPRVRDFRGISGKAFDGRGNYTLGITEHIIFPEIDYDKTDSIKGLNITVVTTAKTDEEGKALLKFFGMPFKN, from the coding sequence ATGGCAACTCTTAAGGAAAAGTATCATAACGAGGTTGTGCCCAAGCTCAAGGAAACTTTTAATTATAAAAATGAATTACAGGTACCTAAGCTGGAAAAAATCGTTTTAAACATGGGGCTTGGCGAAGCGGTCAGAAATCCAAAGATCGTTGATCCTGCAGCCGCCGAACTGGCGTTGATCGCCGGTCAGAAACCGGTAATTACAAGAGCAAAAAAACCGATTGCAAATTTTAAGCTTCGTGCTGATTTGCCTATTGGGTGCAAGGTTACCCTGCGCCGTCAAAAAATGTACGATTTTTTTGATCGGCTTGTAAATATCGCTTTACCACGTGTCAGGGACTTTAGAGGGATATCCGGAAAGGCTTTTGATGGCAGGGGTAATTATACTCTTGGTATTACCGAGCATATTATATTCCCTGAAATTGACTATGATAAGACCGACAGTATCAAGGGTCTTAATATTACAGTTGTGACGACAGCTAAAACCGATGAGGAAGGCAAGGCGCTCCTGAAATTTTTTGGGATGCCTTTCAAAAACTAA
- the rplX gene encoding 50S ribosomal protein L24, which yields MEAIKIRLKKDDKVKVLTGKDKGKIGKVLKVVKKTNRVVVENINVVKVHQRPTQANPQGGIVEKTMPIHISNLMIMCNSCVKPTRIGMKLLEDGKRVRICKKCSQQIDS from the coding sequence ATGGAAGCAATAAAAATTAGACTGAAAAAAGATGATAAGGTTAAAGTGCTGACCGGTAAAGATAAGGGAAAGATCGGTAAAGTACTGAAGGTCGTTAAAAAGACAAATCGGGTCGTTGTTGAAAATATTAATGTCGTTAAGGTTCATCAAAGGCCAACGCAGGCAAATCCACAAGGTGGTATTGTTGAAAAAACCATGCCGATTCATATTTCCAATCTCATGATTATGTGCAACTCATGTGTAAAGCCGACAAGAATTGGAATGAAATTATTGGAAGATGGAAAACGGGTCAGAATCTGCAAGAAATGCAGTCAGCAGATAGATTCATAA
- the rplN gene encoding 50S ribosomal protein L14, whose product MIQSETRLTVADNSGAKELYCIKVLGGSKRRYASIGDIITCSVKEAIPNAKVSKGDIVQAVIVRTKKEISRPDGSMIRFDDNSAVILSKSNEPVGTRIFGPVARELRAKRFMKIVSLAPDVL is encoded by the coding sequence ATGATTCAGAGTGAAACTAGATTAACTGTAGCAGACAACTCCGGTGCAAAGGAACTGTACTGCATAAAGGTACTTGGCGGATCCAAAAGACGATATGCCAGCATTGGCGATATTATCACCTGCTCTGTTAAAGAAGCAATACCCAATGCAAAAGTCAGCAAAGGGGATATTGTTCAGGCCGTTATTGTCAGAACCAAAAAAGAAATATCCCGGCCTGATGGCTCAATGATCAGATTTGATGATAATTCAGCTGTAATTTTATCTAAATCAAACGAACCGGTTGGTACACGTATTTTTGGTCCGGTGGCAAGAGAGTTAAGGGCAAAAAGATTTATGAAAATCGTCTCTCTGGCTCCTGATGTGCTTTAA
- the rpsQ gene encoding 30S ribosomal protein S17, protein MENIQKNKRELIGLIVSDKMDKSVVVQVERFVQHKIYKKYMKRYKKYHAHDETNECRIGDTVKIIETRPLSKLKRFRISEVVKRAV, encoded by the coding sequence ATGGAAAATATTCAAAAAAATAAAAGAGAGCTGATTGGTCTTATTGTATCGGATAAAATGGATAAATCAGTGGTTGTTCAGGTCGAAAGATTTGTTCAACACAAGATTTATAAAAAATATATGAAACGATATAAAAAATACCATGCTCATGATGAGACAAATGAATGCAGAATCGGTGATACGGTTAAAATCATCGAAACCAGGCCTTTGAGCAAGCTGAAACGTTTCAGGATAAGTGAAGTCGTTAAAAGAGCTGTTTGA
- the rpmC gene encoding 50S ribosomal protein L29, which produces MKVSEIREMGADQIKEKLGELKKELFNLRFQNDVGQLENTATLSNVKKDIARLYTISNEMNVNIS; this is translated from the coding sequence ATGAAAGTTAGTGAAATCAGAGAGATGGGAGCAGATCAGATTAAAGAAAAGCTTGGTGAATTAAAAAAAGAGCTTTTTAATCTTCGCTTTCAGAATGATGTCGGGCAGCTTGAGAATACAGCAACACTTTCCAATGTCAAAAAGGATATTGCAAGGCTTTACACGATATCCAATGAAATGAATGTAAACATTAGCTAA
- the rplP gene encoding 50S ribosomal protein L16: MLSPKNVKFRKQFRGRTKGSPDRGNTLSFGDFGLQAIECGYVNARQIEAARVALTRHAKRAGKSWIRFFPDHPVTKKPAEVRMGKGKGATDAWVARVKPGKILYEMEGIPREVAKEAMKLAARKLSVKTRFVERSK; this comes from the coding sequence ATGCTTAGTCCAAAAAATGTAAAATTCCGTAAACAGTTTCGCGGCAGGACAAAGGGTTCACCAGACAGGGGAAATACCTTAAGCTTTGGTGACTTCGGTCTACAGGCAATTGAATGCGGTTATGTTAATGCAAGACAGATTGAAGCAGCCAGGGTTGCATTGACCCGTCACGCTAAAAGAGCAGGAAAAAGCTGGATTCGATTTTTTCCTGATCATCCGGTTACAAAAAAACCGGCAGAAGTCAGGATGGGTAAAGGTAAAGGTGCTACGGATGCCTGGGTAGCCAGGGTGAAACCCGGCAAAATTCTTTATGAAATGGAAGGTATACCAAGAGAAGTTGCCAAAGAAGCCATGAAGCTCGCTGCCAGAAAACTTTCCGTGAAAACTCGTTTTGTGGAAAGGAGTAAATAA
- the rpsC gene encoding 30S ribosomal protein S3, translated as MGQKVHPTSLRLGIIRTWDSRWYADKDYASFVEEDFKVRKFLKKKLFHAGISKIEIERFSKQIRLRVFAARPGIIIGKKGSEIALLKQELEKMLEPAVLIDIKEVRRPEIDAQLVAENIALQLERRIAFRRAMKRSVSSAMRFGAKGIKIICAGRLGGAEMARTEWYKEGRIPLHTLRADVDYGFTEARTTYGAIGIKTFVFKGEVLSPGEQALVK; from the coding sequence TTGGGCCAGAAAGTACATCCTACCAGTTTAAGGTTAGGCATTATCAGGACTTGGGATTCCAGATGGTATGCAGACAAAGATTATGCCTCTTTTGTTGAAGAAGATTTTAAAGTCAGAAAATTTTTAAAAAAGAAACTCTTTCATGCAGGTATTTCAAAAATAGAAATCGAACGTTTTTCCAAACAGATTCGACTCAGGGTTTTTGCGGCAAGACCAGGTATAATAATCGGCAAGAAAGGGTCGGAGATTGCCCTTCTTAAGCAGGAACTTGAGAAAATGCTTGAACCTGCGGTGTTGATTGATATCAAAGAAGTCCGGCGCCCTGAAATTGATGCTCAGTTGGTAGCGGAGAATATTGCACTTCAACTTGAGAGAAGAATTGCATTTCGAAGAGCCATGAAACGAAGTGTGTCTTCGGCCATGCGGTTTGGTGCAAAAGGAATAAAAATTATTTGTGCCGGTCGTCTTGGTGGTGCTGAAATGGCTCGGACGGAATGGTACAAAGAAGGCCGTATTCCTCTTCACACCTTAAGGGCTGATGTTGATTACGGTTTTACCGAAGCAAGAACCACATACGGAGCCATTGGAATTAAAACTTTTGTATTTAAAGGCGAAGTATTAAGTCCCGGTGAACAAGCGTTGGTTAAATAG
- the rplV gene encoding 50S ribosomal protein L22, translating to MEVKATTRHTRISPFKLRLPIAEVKGKNAGQALTLLKFMPLKAAGIIYKTLQSAVANAEHNNELDVDKLVVKNIFVDHGPTMKRFRPRARGRAARILKRSSHLTVIVEETDK from the coding sequence ATGGAAGTTAAAGCAACTACAAGACATACAAGAATTTCACCATTTAAGCTTAGGTTGCCCATTGCTGAAGTAAAAGGTAAAAATGCCGGACAAGCGCTGACATTGTTAAAATTCATGCCGCTCAAAGCTGCAGGTATTATTTATAAAACCTTGCAATCAGCTGTTGCAAATGCCGAGCATAACAATGAACTGGATGTGGATAAACTGGTTGTCAAGAATATTTTTGTTGATCACGGGCCGACCATGAAACGGTTCAGGCCGAGAGCCAGGGGTAGAGCAGCCAGAATTTTGAAACGAAGCAGTCATTTAACAGTTATTGTTGAAGAAACTGACAAATAG
- the rpsS gene encoding 30S ribosomal protein S19 codes for MPRSLKKGPYIAPQLLKKVLEASKSTRNKVIKTWSRRSTIFPEMVGVTFAVHNGKKFIPVFVSENMVGHKLGEFSPTRTFWGHAGDKKSKR; via the coding sequence ATGCCAAGATCATTAAAAAAAGGTCCCTACATTGCACCTCAGCTTTTAAAAAAAGTGCTGGAAGCAAGTAAATCCACACGTAACAAAGTTATCAAGACCTGGTCACGCAGATCCACTATATTCCCTGAAATGGTCGGTGTCACATTTGCTGTGCATAACGGTAAAAAATTCATACCGGTTTTTGTTTCTGAAAATATGGTCGGACATAAGCTTGGTGAATTTTCACCTACAAGAACTTTCTGGGGGCATGCAGGAGATAAAAAATCCAAGAGATAA
- the rplB gene encoding 50S ribosomal protein L2, translated as MSTIIKTKPTSPGRRSQEYLSFEEITKTKPERRLTKNINKRAGRNSYGRITAKHRGGGAKKKYRIIDFKRDKDGIPAKVSAIEYDPNRSARIALLVYADGEKRYILAPLDVAVGDILETGSGADIKPGNCMPLEDIPTGTRIHNIELKQNKGGQIVRSAGAYARLMAKEGSYAQVLLPSGEVRMVHLKCKATIGRVGNEKHGDVKIGKAGRSRWMGRRPSVRGVAMNPVDHPMGGGEGRSSGGRQPCTPWGIPTKGKRTRKSARTDQYIVKRRAKRK; from the coding sequence ATGTCAACAATAATAAAGACAAAACCGACATCTCCAGGACGACGCTCTCAGGAATACCTTTCTTTTGAAGAAATTACCAAAACCAAGCCTGAAAGACGACTGACAAAGAACATAAACAAACGTGCCGGCCGAAATTCTTACGGAAGAATTACGGCTAAGCACAGAGGTGGCGGAGCAAAAAAGAAATATCGTATCATTGATTTTAAAAGAGATAAAGATGGTATCCCTGCAAAGGTATCTGCCATTGAATATGATCCGAACAGGAGTGCAAGAATTGCTCTTCTGGTTTATGCAGATGGTGAAAAAAGGTATATCCTGGCTCCTCTGGATGTGGCGGTCGGCGATATTCTTGAAACAGGATCCGGCGCTGATATAAAACCTGGTAATTGCATGCCGCTTGAGGATATTCCAACGGGTACAAGAATACATAATATCGAATTGAAACAAAATAAAGGTGGACAGATTGTCAGAAGCGCAGGTGCATATGCACGGCTTATGGCAAAAGAAGGCAGTTATGCGCAGGTTCTTCTTCCCTCTGGTGAAGTAAGAATGGTTCACCTGAAATGCAAGGCTACGATTGGCAGAGTGGGTAATGAAAAGCATGGTGATGTTAAGATCGGTAAAGCCGGTCGAAGCAGATGGATGGGAAGAAGACCGTCTGTTCGAGGAGTTGCCATGAACCCGGTTGATCATCCCATGGGCGGTGGTGAAGGAAGATCCTCCGGTGGTAGACAGCCCTGTACGCCTTGGGGTATTCCAACAAAAGGTAAGCGAACCAGGAAGAGTGCAAGAACAGATCAGTACATTGTTAAAAGAAGAGCTAAGAGAAAATAA
- the rplW gene encoding 50S ribosomal protein L23 translates to MEHYEIVRGPVVTEKTTLQKELNNQVTLKVDKRANRVQIKDAVEKSFNTKVKQVRTIKVKGKVKQRGKIIGKRKDWKKAIVTLMPGQRIDFFEGV, encoded by the coding sequence ATGGAACACTATGAAATTGTCAGAGGCCCTGTAGTAACTGAAAAAACAACCCTTCAAAAAGAATTAAACAACCAGGTGACGCTTAAAGTTGATAAAAGAGCCAACCGGGTACAAATCAAAGACGCTGTCGAGAAAAGTTTTAACACCAAGGTTAAGCAGGTCAGAACTATCAAGGTAAAAGGAAAAGTTAAACAGCGCGGTAAAATTATCGGCAAACGAAAAGACTGGAAAAAAGCCATAGTTACACTGATGCCAGGACAACGAATTGATTTTTTTGAAGGTGTTTAA
- the rplD gene encoding 50S ribosomal protein L4 translates to MATVDVLNSAGEKVSETQLPDEIFKTSVKTSVLHQVVRSQLVAKREGTAASKTRGMVKGSTRKLFRQKGTGNARAGSIKSPLRKGGGVIFGPSQRSFAIKVPKKVRKLALKMALSSKVEENTITVIDDFNLETIKTKDLANVLKTLSLSNLLIVSDSEDTNLLLSARNIPDIKVIKTEGLNVYDILKFKNLLLVESSIKNIEGRLS, encoded by the coding sequence ATGGCTACTGTAGATGTATTAAACAGTGCAGGTGAAAAGGTGTCTGAAACTCAGCTTCCTGATGAGATTTTCAAGACTTCCGTTAAAACAAGCGTTCTTCACCAGGTCGTGCGATCCCAGCTCGTTGCAAAACGGGAAGGGACTGCTGCGTCTAAGACCAGGGGTATGGTAAAGGGTAGTACAAGAAAGCTGTTTAGACAGAAAGGAACCGGTAATGCACGTGCCGGCAGTATTAAATCCCCTTTAAGAAAAGGTGGTGGTGTTATTTTTGGGCCGTCCCAAAGATCTTTTGCGATAAAAGTGCCCAAAAAAGTTAGAAAGCTGGCATTGAAAATGGCATTAAGTTCCAAGGTGGAAGAAAATACCATTACTGTGATTGATGATTTTAATCTTGAAACTATTAAAACCAAAGATCTGGCCAATGTACTCAAAACCTTATCGCTTTCAAATTTGTTGATTGTGTCTGATTCTGAGGATACAAATCTTTTGCTTTCCGCTAGAAATATTCCGGATATCAAGGTTATAAAGACCGAGGGTCTTAATGTATATGATATTTTAAAGTTTAAGAATCTTCTTTTGGTAGAGTCATCAATTAAAAATATCGAGGGGAGGTTGAGCTGA
- the rplC gene encoding 50S ribosomal protein L3, whose amino-acid sequence MMSALLGKKIGMTNVFSSDGKLVPVTVVQVGPCVVTQIKTIESDGYNALQLGFDEKPVEKLNKPMAGHLKKASDKGFRVLKEFRTDDVESVEAGATIGIDIFTVGDKVNISGISKGRGFQGTIKRHGFQRGPETHGSRNHRKPGSIGNSAWPGKVFKGKKLPGHMGVNRETVKNLTIVDIKHDDNLLLVKGPVPGFKTGILEVRKTDK is encoded by the coding sequence ATTATGAGCGCATTACTTGGAAAAAAAATCGGAATGACCAATGTGTTTTCCTCGGACGGAAAGCTTGTTCCTGTTACCGTTGTGCAGGTCGGACCATGTGTTGTTACACAGATTAAAACAATAGAATCTGATGGATACAATGCTCTTCAACTTGGATTTGATGAAAAACCGGTTGAGAAATTGAATAAGCCCATGGCCGGACATTTGAAGAAAGCAAGTGATAAAGGATTCCGTGTTTTAAAAGAGTTTAGAACCGATGATGTTGAAAGCGTTGAAGCAGGCGCTACTATCGGAATTGATATATTTACTGTTGGTGATAAGGTGAACATATCAGGTATTTCAAAAGGACGCGGTTTTCAGGGAACGATTAAACGACACGGTTTCCAACGCGGGCCTGAAACTCATGGTAGCAGAAATCATAGAAAACCAGGGTCTATTGGTAACAGCGCCTGGCCGGGAAAAGTTTTTAAGGGTAAGAAACTTCCAGGTCATATGGGTGTTAATCGAGAAACTGTAAAGAATCTTACAATCGTAGATATCAAGCATGACGATAACCTTCTGTTGGTAAAAGGCCCTGTACCGGGTTTTAAAACAGGAATATTGGAAGTTCGAAAAACTGATAAATAA
- the rpsJ gene encoding 30S ribosomal protein S10, which yields MLKTKIRIRLKAYDHKLLDQSSVDIVDTARKSGAKIVGPVPLPTRINKFTVLRSPHVNKKSREQFEIRTHKRMMDILEPTQQTVDALMKLDLSPGVDVEIKL from the coding sequence ATGTTGAAAACAAAAATTAGGATCAGGCTTAAGGCATATGATCATAAACTTCTTGATCAGTCTTCGGTAGATATTGTTGATACTGCAAGGAAGAGTGGAGCCAAAATCGTAGGGCCGGTACCTCTTCCTACCAGGATAAACAAGTTTACCGTACTGCGTTCTCCCCATGTAAACAAAAAATCAAGGGAACAGTTTGAGATCAGAACGCATAAAAGAATGATGGATATTCTGGAACCCACCCAACAGACAGTTGACGCGTTAATGAAGCTTGATCTTTCACCGGGTGTGGATGTGGAAATTAAATTATAG
- the tuf gene encoding elongation factor Tu — MAKEKFERTKPHVNIGTIGHIDHGKTTLTAAITKLAAMGGHGTYVPFDEIDKAPEERERGITIATAHVEYETANRHYAHVDCPGHADYIKNMITGAAQMDGAVLVVSADDGPMPQTREHILLARQVGVPSIVVFLNKCDMVDDEELIELVEMELQELLDTYEFPGDTTPIIRGSALKALEVESADDEAAKPIFELLDVLDSYVAEPERDTAKPFLMPIEDVFSISGRGTVVTGRIERGIIKTGEEVEIVGIRDTAKTVCTGVEMFRKLLDEGQAGDNVGLLLRGTKRDQVERGQVVAKPGTITPHTKFKAEMYALSKEEGGRHTPFFSGYRPQFFFRTTDITGVLTLDEGVEMIMPGDNATINVELINPIAMEKELRFAIREGGRTVGAGVIGEIVE, encoded by the coding sequence ATGGCTAAGGAGAAATTTGAGCGGACCAAGCCGCATGTGAACATAGGAACAATCGGTCATATTGACCATGGAAAGACTACGCTTACAGCAGCGATCACCAAACTTGCAGCAATGGGTGGTCATGGTACATATGTCCCGTTTGATGAGATTGACAAGGCGCCCGAGGAAAGAGAGCGTGGTATTACAATAGCAACAGCTCATGTGGAATACGAGACAGCCAATCGTCACTACGCACATGTGGACTGTCCCGGCCATGCTGACTATATTAAGAACATGATCACAGGGGCAGCCCAGATGGACGGTGCGGTTCTTGTGGTAAGTGCTGATGACGGTCCAATGCCGCAGACAAGAGAGCATATCCTTCTTGCCCGGCAGGTAGGTGTTCCCTCGATTGTTGTGTTTTTGAACAAATGCGACATGGTGGATGACGAAGAATTGATTGAGCTGGTTGAAATGGAGCTTCAGGAGCTTCTTGATACCTATGAATTTCCCGGCGACACAACACCGATTATCAGAGGCAGTGCGCTTAAGGCGCTTGAAGTGGAAAGTGCGGATGATGAAGCTGCCAAACCGATTTTTGAGCTTCTTGATGTTCTTGACTCTTATGTTGCAGAGCCTGAAAGAGATACCGCAAAACCATTTCTGATGCCCATTGAGGATGTATTCAGTATTTCGGGTCGTGGAACTGTTGTTACCGGAAGAATTGAACGTGGTATTATTAAAACCGGTGAAGAGGTTGAAATTGTCGGTATCAGGGATACTGCCAAAACAGTGTGTACCGGTGTTGAAATGTTCAGAAAACTTCTGGATGAGGGGCAGGCAGGCGATAATGTCGGGCTTCTGCTTCGCGGAACAAAACGTGACCAGGTTGAAAGAGGACAGGTTGTGGCCAAACCCGGAACCATTACTCCTCATACGAAATTCAAAGCAGAAATGTATGCATTGAGCAAAGAAGAAGGTGGTCGTCATACTCCGTTTTTCAGTGGTTACAGACCCCAGTTCTTTTTCAGAACAACAGATATTACGGGTGTTTTGACTCTTGACGAAGGCGTGGAAATGATCATGCCAGGGGATAATGCAACCATTAACGTGGAATTGATTAATCCCATTGCAATGGAAAAAGAACTCCGCTTTGCAATCAGAGAAGGTGGACGTACTGTTGGTGCCGGTGTTATCGGTGAAATTGTAGAATAA
- the rpsG gene encoding 30S ribosomal protein S7, with translation MAVKEIMLDNVTKDATQEEKLAAKFVNCVMKDGKKNAARKVVKNALLIAEEKIGEPALDILKKAIDNIRPAVEVKSRRIGGSTYQVPTDIKPSRQTALAFRWLINFSRNRSEKGYANKLASEVLDAYNQRGGAMKKKEDTHKMAEANKAFAHFRW, from the coding sequence ATGGCAGTTAAAGAGATCATGCTTGATAATGTAACAAAAGATGCCACGCAGGAAGAAAAGCTTGCCGCTAAGTTTGTTAACTGTGTCATGAAAGACGGGAAAAAGAACGCAGCGCGTAAAGTTGTTAAAAATGCTTTGTTGATTGCAGAAGAAAAGATCGGCGAGCCTGCTTTGGATATATTAAAAAAAGCAATTGATAATATTAGGCCTGCGGTTGAAGTGAAATCCAGAAGAATCGGCGGATCAACCTATCAGGTGCCGACTGATATAAAACCTTCCAGGCAGACAGCGCTTGCTTTTCGCTGGTTGATTAACTTCAGCCGGAATCGTTCTGAAAAAGGCTATGCAAACAAACTGGCTTCAGAAGTCCTGGATGCTTATAACCAGCGTGGCGGGGCAATGAAGAAAAAGGAAGATACACACAAGATGGCAGAAGCCAACAAGGCATTTGCACATTTTCGGTGGTAA